A stretch of the Filimonas lacunae genome encodes the following:
- a CDS encoding SDR family oxidoreductase, producing the protein MNKQIWLVTGASKGLGLTLVKRLLQQGYKVIATSRNAADLQKAAGAQSEQFLPLVMDITNEDSVRKGIETAVAQFGGIDVIVNNAGYGVVGALEELTDKEARQNFDVNVFGSLNIIRAALPYMRKKRSGHIFNIASIGGFTGNFPGFGIYCAAKFAVHGFTESLSAEMKPFGIDVTVVSPGYFRTNFLDAGSLGITSQQIEGYDHVREVQNAHQHSINNNQAGDPEKAADVMIEVTKMEQPPLHLFLGQDAYNMADVKIAAVQKDLLSVKELATATGFAN; encoded by the coding sequence ATGAACAAACAGATATGGCTGGTTACCGGCGCATCAAAAGGATTGGGACTTACATTGGTAAAACGTTTATTACAACAAGGTTATAAAGTAATTGCCACCTCCCGCAATGCGGCAGACCTGCAAAAGGCAGCAGGCGCCCAAAGCGAACAGTTTTTACCATTGGTTATGGATATAACCAATGAGGATAGCGTGCGCAAAGGCATAGAAACAGCGGTAGCGCAATTTGGTGGTATTGATGTAATTGTAAATAATGCAGGTTACGGTGTAGTAGGTGCATTGGAAGAACTTACAGATAAAGAAGCCCGTCAAAACTTTGATGTAAACGTATTTGGTTCGTTAAACATCATTCGGGCAGCGCTGCCTTATATGCGTAAGAAGCGGTCGGGACATATCTTTAACATTGCATCCATAGGCGGTTTTACGGGCAACTTTCCGGGCTTTGGCATCTATTGTGCAGCCAAGTTTGCAGTACATGGCTTTACCGAATCTTTATCAGCAGAAATGAAACCGTTTGGTATAGATGTAACGGTGGTATCTCCCGGTTATTTCAGAACCAACTTCCTGGATGCAGGCTCACTGGGCATTACCAGTCAGCAAATTGAAGGATACGATCATGTGAGGGAAGTACAGAATGCACACCAGCATTCTATTAACAACAACCAGGCAGGTGATCCGGAAAAAGCTGCTGATGTAATGATTGAGGTTACTAAAATGGAACAGCCACCTTTACACCTTTTCCTGGGACAAGATGCCTACAACATGGCTGATGTTAAAATAGCCGCTGTGCAAAAAGATCTGTTATCGGTAAAAGAACTGGCTACAGCCACAGGCTTTGCCAACTAA
- a CDS encoding RNA polymerase sigma factor: protein MDQAQFLQLIDGHQGIIHKICRLYRDSKEDREDLFQEIVFQLWKSAPSFKGEAQFSSWLYRVALTTAIAGFRKKQVKITYTDVLPEKADVPVNRDEQERFFAALKQLDDGDKALIALYLENMSYQQIAEIMGITENYVGVKLNRIKTKIQQLLKLI from the coding sequence ATGGACCAGGCGCAGTTTTTACAATTGATAGACGGGCATCAGGGCATAATTCATAAGATATGCAGGTTGTATCGCGATTCTAAAGAAGACCGGGAAGATCTGTTCCAGGAAATTGTGTTTCAGCTATGGAAGTCTGCACCGTCTTTTAAGGGCGAAGCACAGTTTAGTTCGTGGCTATACCGGGTGGCGCTTACTACGGCTATTGCCGGCTTTAGAAAAAAACAGGTAAAGATTACTTATACAGATGTGTTGCCGGAAAAAGCAGATGTGCCTGTTAACCGGGACGAGCAGGAGCGTTTTTTTGCAGCTTTAAAGCAACTGGATGATGGCGATAAGGCGCTTATTGCTTTATACCTGGAAAACATGAGTTACCAACAGATTGCCGAAATAATGGGTATTACAGAAAACTATGTAGGCGTAAAATTGAACCGGATAAAAACTAAAATTCAACAACTATTAAAACTGATATAA
- a CDS encoding BON domain-containing protein has protein sequence MNKLAAIVGLMAFSVLTACKGTKSDAEIQAAVAEKIGPIPGVMADTKDGVVTLSGSVPEDSLRTSAETLTKSTEGVVSVVNSITIAPVAPVLPPPADTTALSTSTDTQIKSSVDMLIKEYPGTKASVKDGVITVTGELSAAKWTTLKTALDALKPISIDASGLTVKK, from the coding sequence ATGAACAAACTAGCAGCCATTGTAGGATTAATGGCATTTAGCGTACTGACAGCCTGCAAAGGCACAAAATCCGACGCAGAAATTCAGGCGGCAGTAGCAGAAAAAATAGGCCCTATCCCTGGAGTAATGGCCGACACCAAAGATGGTGTAGTAACCTTATCGGGTTCTGTTCCGGAAGACTCACTAAGAACCTCAGCCGAAACACTTACTAAATCAACAGAAGGAGTAGTAAGCGTGGTAAACAGTATTACCATAGCCCCTGTAGCACCTGTGCTTCCGCCGCCAGCCGACACTACCGCATTGTCTACATCCACAGATACACAAATTAAATCCAGTGTAGACATGCTTATCAAAGAATATCCTGGAACCAAAGCAAGTGTTAAAGATGGTGTTATTACTGTTACCGGAGAATTAAGCGCCGCCAAATGGACCACTTTAAAAACTGCACTGGATGCATTAAAACCTATATCCATAGATGCATCAGGTTTAACTGTGAAAAAATAA
- a CDS encoding fasciclin domain-containing protein: protein MKKITFLMLAAMLSIVTINTTIAQEKTVMVGGAAMYPSKNIIQNAVNSKDHTTLVAAVKAAGLVETLEGAGPFTVFAPTNKAFDMLPKGTVETLLKPENKTMLQGVLTYHVVAGNWDSNAIAAKIKEGNGKAEFTTVQGGKLWAWMKGDKLMLKDAKGGMATVTIKDVHQSNGVIHVIDHVLMH, encoded by the coding sequence ATGAAAAAAATTACATTTTTAATGTTGGCGGCTATGTTATCTATTGTAACCATCAACACAACGATTGCGCAGGAAAAAACAGTGATGGTAGGTGGTGCAGCTATGTACCCTTCTAAAAACATTATCCAAAACGCAGTTAATTCAAAAGATCATACCACATTAGTGGCAGCTGTGAAGGCAGCAGGCTTAGTAGAAACGCTGGAAGGAGCCGGCCCCTTTACCGTGTTTGCGCCCACTAACAAGGCTTTTGATATGCTACCTAAAGGCACAGTAGAAACCTTGTTAAAGCCGGAAAACAAAACGATGTTACAAGGCGTATTAACTTACCATGTAGTAGCAGGCAACTGGGACAGCAATGCCATAGCAGCAAAAATTAAAGAAGGAAATGGCAAAGCTGAGTTTACCACTGTGCAAGGCGGTAAATTATGGGCCTGGATGAAAGGGGACAAATTGATGCTGAAAGATGCAAAAGGCGGTATGGCAACGGTTACCATTAAAGATGTTCATCAAAGCAATGGCGTGATACATGTAATTGATCATGTATTGATGCACTAA
- the metG gene encoding methionine--tRNA ligase, protein MNQPKRYLITAALPYANGLKHIGHLAGAYLPADIYVRYLRAQQRDVVFICGSDEHGTAIPIQAMKEGTTAQAIIDKYHPIIKQNFDDLGISFDIYHRTSAPIHHETAQEFFKVLHQNGDLETKETEQYYDEQAKTFLADRYIKGTCPNCANPNAYGDQCEKCGTSLSPDELINPISTLSGNAPVKKATTHWYLPLNRHEDFLREWIIKEHGNDWRASVVGQCKSWIDGGLQPRAVTRDLDWGIKVPVEGADGKVLYVWFDAPIGYISATKQWALDNGKNWEPYWNDKETKLVHFIGKDNIVFHCIIFPVMLKLHGNILPDNVPANEFMNLEGDKMSTSRGWSIEMDDYINDWVKKENGGGQMADALRYYLTTIAPETKDSEFTWKGFKTAYTSELSDIFGNFVNRAFVLMHKLCGGKVPPFHNDLVDDKDKELMEDIKATKEKVETLIEQYKFRDAQNEVIDLARKGNKYLQEKAPWAKVKELAENPEAQKLIDNSLHLSLQLTANLAVFINPFLPFTAQKMLHMMKVVDKMLQWENAGSLKLLSVGYTLRAPEILFRKIEDSEIAAQTDKLKVVLEKQQAATAATSATAPAQPAEKAAKPEAAPKAEIQYDDFAKLELKTGTIVSAEKVEKADKLLKLSVDLGTGTRTIVSGIAMHYQPDQIIGKQVVVVANLAPRKMRGIESQGMILMAEDANGKLHFVNPEEKINPGAGVS, encoded by the coding sequence ATGAATCAACCAAAGAGATACCTGATAACAGCGGCTTTACCGTATGCGAACGGCTTAAAACATATCGGACACCTGGCAGGCGCTTATTTGCCCGCCGATATTTACGTGCGCTACCTGCGGGCACAGCAAAGAGATGTAGTTTTTATTTGCGGCAGTGACGAACACGGCACCGCTATTCCTATACAGGCCATGAAAGAAGGCACTACCGCCCAGGCCATTATCGACAAATACCATCCCATCATCAAACAAAACTTTGACGACCTGGGCATTAGTTTCGATATTTATCACCGCACCAGCGCCCCTATTCACCACGAAACTGCACAGGAGTTTTTTAAGGTGTTGCACCAAAACGGCGATCTGGAAACCAAAGAAACCGAACAATACTACGACGAGCAGGCCAAAACCTTTCTCGCCGACAGATATATTAAAGGCACCTGCCCTAATTGTGCTAATCCCAATGCGTATGGCGATCAGTGCGAAAAGTGCGGAACCTCGTTAAGTCCGGATGAGCTTATTAACCCCATCAGCACCCTTAGCGGTAACGCTCCGGTTAAAAAGGCTACTACCCATTGGTACCTGCCTTTAAACCGTCACGAAGATTTTTTACGCGAGTGGATCATTAAAGAACATGGTAACGACTGGCGCGCCAGCGTAGTTGGCCAGTGTAAAAGCTGGATTGACGGCGGCCTGCAGCCACGTGCTGTAACGCGCGACCTCGACTGGGGTATTAAGGTACCGGTAGAAGGCGCTGATGGAAAAGTTTTATATGTATGGTTTGATGCTCCCATTGGCTATATCAGCGCTACCAAACAATGGGCGCTGGACAACGGCAAAAACTGGGAACCATACTGGAATGATAAAGAAACCAAACTGGTTCACTTTATCGGGAAAGACAACATTGTATTCCATTGCATCATCTTCCCCGTAATGCTGAAATTGCACGGCAATATCCTACCCGACAATGTGCCCGCCAACGAGTTCATGAACCTGGAAGGCGACAAAATGAGCACCAGCCGCGGGTGGAGCATTGAAATGGATGATTATATCAATGACTGGGTGAAAAAAGAAAACGGCGGCGGCCAGATGGCAGATGCCCTCCGTTATTATTTAACCACTATTGCTCCGGAAACTAAGGACAGTGAATTTACCTGGAAAGGTTTTAAAACAGCTTATACCAGCGAGTTATCTGACATATTCGGCAACTTCGTAAACCGCGCTTTCGTGCTCATGCACAAATTGTGCGGTGGCAAAGTTCCTCCTTTCCATAACGACCTTGTTGACGATAAGGACAAGGAACTGATGGAAGACATTAAGGCCACCAAAGAGAAAGTGGAAACCTTAATTGAACAATATAAATTCAGGGATGCGCAGAATGAAGTGATTGACCTGGCACGTAAAGGCAACAAATACCTACAGGAAAAAGCGCCATGGGCTAAAGTAAAAGAACTGGCCGAAAACCCTGAAGCGCAAAAACTGATCGACAACAGTTTGCACCTGTCATTACAGTTAACAGCAAACCTCGCGGTGTTTATCAATCCTTTCCTGCCATTTACAGCACAAAAAATGCTGCATATGATGAAGGTGGTAGATAAAATGCTGCAATGGGAAAACGCCGGCAGCCTGAAACTGTTAAGTGTAGGTTACACTTTACGTGCGCCGGAAATTCTGTTCAGAAAAATAGAAGACAGCGAAATAGCAGCACAAACAGATAAATTAAAAGTAGTGTTAGAAAAGCAACAAGCCGCTACTGCAGCAACTTCTGCTACAGCTCCTGCCCAGCCAGCAGAAAAAGCCGCCAAACCGGAAGCTGCTCCTAAAGCAGAGATCCAGTACGACGACTTTGCTAAGCTGGAACTGAAAACCGGCACTATTGTATCAGCCGAGAAGGTAGAAAAAGCGGATAAGCTATTGAAACTATCGGTAGATCTGGGCACTGGAACCCGAACTATCGTGTCTGGTATTGCTATGCACTACCAGCCTGATCAAATTATTGGCAAACAAGTAGTGGTAGTAGCCAACCTGGCTCCCCGCAAAATGCGTGGTATTGAAAGCCAGGGTATGATATTAATGGCAGAAGACGCCAATGGCAAACTGCACTTTGTTAATCCGGAAGAGAAGATCAACCCCGGAGCAGGTGTAAGCTAA
- a CDS encoding YncE family protein: protein MEKAFGIELNSPVYKVIHQQQQHKLLLLSANTFFEVDIAGRSWKQHIIKELEVILDITWQEGLYIIAGVGNLPVMYDVASEKVLGLIGEPVGEKNAYSVVTFIYNRLYCANVYTDMIEVWDIEARRKETELVSGNFVKQLVWDADAQTLIVVASDSEDSGFLLFNVIDKDNRIHSLDVMLECYFSVSKVAFSKNKKQLFIAGGFPPLNVQIHSYPGLDYEKEFVLAEDYPNDTFGNEIGYSFNIDFQLLDNQEMIFPYSGGDLFKINYGNNTFQRIYSDEYQWIYSRVHGNYLVAVAEEGVVYYFNNEWGSSADGGEYIGSGTGVKPDFGEVELKFPLVQRNVLAPENEDADELVEEVL, encoded by the coding sequence ATGGAAAAAGCTTTTGGTATAGAATTAAATAGTCCGGTTTATAAAGTGATTCATCAGCAGCAACAGCACAAACTGTTGCTGCTTTCTGCAAATACTTTTTTTGAAGTAGATATTGCCGGCAGAAGCTGGAAGCAACATATAATAAAAGAGCTGGAGGTAATACTGGATATTACCTGGCAGGAAGGGCTGTATATTATTGCGGGCGTAGGAAACTTGCCAGTAATGTATGATGTTGCCAGTGAGAAGGTGTTAGGATTAATAGGTGAACCTGTTGGAGAAAAAAATGCGTACTCGGTAGTTACATTTATATACAATCGTTTGTATTGCGCCAATGTATACACGGATATGATTGAGGTGTGGGATATAGAGGCCAGGCGTAAGGAAACAGAGCTGGTAAGTGGCAATTTTGTAAAACAGCTGGTGTGGGATGCCGATGCGCAAACGTTAATAGTAGTGGCCTCAGATAGTGAAGATTCCGGATTTTTATTATTCAATGTTATTGACAAGGATAATCGTATTCATAGTCTGGATGTAATGCTGGAATGTTATTTCTCTGTGAGTAAGGTGGCATTCAGCAAAAACAAAAAGCAACTTTTCATTGCCGGTGGTTTTCCTCCTTTAAATGTGCAGATACACTCTTATCCCGGTCTTGACTATGAAAAAGAGTTTGTGTTGGCCGAAGATTATCCGAACGATACTTTTGGCAATGAAATAGGCTATTCATTTAATATAGATTTTCAGTTACTGGATAACCAGGAAATGATCTTTCCTTACAGCGGGGGAGATCTGTTTAAGATCAATTATGGTAATAATACTTTCCAGCGTATTTATTCAGATGAATACCAGTGGATATACTCCCGTGTACATGGCAATTACCTGGTAGCAGTGGCAGAAGAAGGCGTGGTATATTATTTCAATAATGAATGGGGCAGCAGTGCAGATGGAGGAGAGTATATAGGTAGTGGAACAGGTGTAAAACCGGATTTTGGAGAAGTAGAATTGAAGTTTCCGCTGGTACAGCGAAATGTGCTTGCTCCTGAAAATGAAGATGCAGATGAATTGGTAGAAGAGGTGCTTTAA
- a CDS encoding DUF6531 domain-containing protein has translation MPIENKGFAAAFSEKKDALDHLQAKMASIIPAFPGQNVAKYFDLALGVDFHSTVLPPSPLLPVPHIGMVFDIMSAVMSAIASVLPEPPAPPEPAEGEEPVEPPVTVLSVASAVVNAMKPSVKVHNQWVANAGTGIQHLPAMIAHIAPVVSPMASSEMWMGSSTVLADGGPCSTQFHPALSCNIVGIPSIMRRNKPPKPKMALMAPTSMLLIITSGGGPVMAGGPPTIDLFQLMFKLALKGLGKMWKKARGKGKAKAPETKNPHLGEGHPKEKKICLTDPVDVVTGEVFSSNVDFELPGPIPFTWTRTYYSNAECEGPLGYNWHHSYNMGIYDMGNEWFTVRLRDGREAAMPALAFGDAYYNRKEQLLWQREYNGYVLVDRDKLIYRFSGNRNKEGFQMLSAIETLTGFCIRFFYSASGVLLKMEDSSNRILHVASDALGRIESVYSDAVGLGRINHVQYRYDEAGNLVEITNATGGCKTYSYAERLLTGMVSFSGHRFYWEYEGRGDDARCVHAWGDNGVMEYWFQYEDGKTLSRNSLGHITQYYYDVRNLVYKVVDANGGITMQEYNEFDELELVVNPEGLSIKYQYNVWGKIIKYINENGEATVYKYDDQLNMVDFVTPAGASYSNEYDDKGRVISRSYANGVVLNYEYAGPLLERVSDNRGRSFCFRYDDQYNVTRLQMPNGTHLHWAFDSLGRLEMATDAAGNNTSYKYDAAGNMTGVHQADGVKHYLEYDAAGNMIHARDNNGHEVFYTYGFGEVLVERRQDDHFIRFNYDTEQQLKSIANEGGELYKYGFDAVGNVVSEWGFDGINRRYVRDGAGRVTKVLRPGGRWTNYQYDGVGNAIGEEHFDGSMAAYRYNKDGRLVEAVNDCSVVSLLRDTAGRIVKEKQGVYEVDKQYNEDGQCVFTSSNLGAAIELGYTSEGFLSAMQVKQQGQELWGASWQRNDTGLELLRELTGGIQVRTERDRLGRVERRRIGVHHIEESSMRYEWGRGDKLNKIVNEITHAKAEFNYDTFNNLASATYSQNNTLETIYRVPDKIGNIYKTPQRNDRVYAKGGQLTEDEKHYYYYDVEGNLLFKEFKLNANLHAEDKQALLQEAELANKGSGTGWWYVWNANGSLNKVITPAGNEVVFCYDALGRRIAKNYKGIVTRWVWDGNTPLHEWSYQGEYPPKAVINAAGKVVEEEEVAEEVITWVFEGGTFAPCAKIDKGKTYSIVTDYLGTPTHAYDNEGNKVWERELDCYGNLLHEKGEKNFIPYLYQGQYIDGETGLAYNRFRYYNPETGTYISQDPIRFGGRKLQLYLYVHDVNVEVDPSGLIILQQVPYDNHPLSDAIIDYRNNNPGITSGRNVAAAELNNGDVIVKSSDGIYHSEKYLLDELDARNAMNDVKHLYTELEPCSGIGMQNCMGKLERALPQNQVVMYSNPYPVSDGSVANKKARRKGVSEKKKSVKEHTGCPK, from the coding sequence ATGCCTATAGAAAATAAAGGATTTGCAGCTGCATTCAGCGAAAAGAAAGACGCCCTGGATCATTTGCAGGCTAAGATGGCAAGCATCATACCTGCCTTTCCTGGACAAAACGTAGCCAAGTATTTTGATCTTGCATTGGGCGTTGATTTTCATAGTACTGTATTACCACCTTCGCCTTTATTACCGGTTCCTCATATTGGGATGGTGTTTGATATTATGAGTGCTGTGATGAGCGCCATCGCTTCTGTATTGCCCGAGCCTCCCGCACCGCCAGAGCCTGCGGAGGGGGAAGAGCCGGTAGAACCTCCTGTAACAGTGTTGAGTGTAGCTTCTGCTGTTGTTAACGCCATGAAGCCCTCCGTAAAAGTGCATAACCAGTGGGTGGCCAATGCAGGAACAGGCATTCAGCATTTGCCTGCAATGATTGCGCATATTGCCCCGGTGGTATCACCCATGGCCTCTTCCGAAATGTGGATGGGCAGTTCTACAGTGCTGGCAGATGGAGGTCCTTGTTCTACCCAGTTTCATCCTGCCTTATCCTGTAATATTGTAGGTATCCCTTCCATTATGCGCCGTAATAAGCCGCCAAAGCCCAAGATGGCGTTGATGGCGCCTACTTCTATGCTGCTGATCATTACATCCGGTGGCGGGCCTGTAATGGCAGGTGGCCCGCCAACAATAGATCTGTTTCAGCTCATGTTTAAACTGGCTTTGAAGGGGTTAGGTAAAATGTGGAAAAAGGCAAGAGGGAAAGGAAAGGCCAAAGCGCCGGAAACCAAAAATCCACACCTGGGAGAAGGGCATCCGAAAGAGAAAAAAATATGTTTAACTGACCCTGTAGATGTAGTTACAGGCGAAGTGTTTAGTAGTAATGTTGATTTTGAATTGCCAGGGCCTATTCCTTTTACCTGGACAAGAACTTATTACAGCAATGCGGAGTGTGAAGGACCATTGGGTTATAACTGGCACCACAGCTATAACATGGGTATTTATGATATGGGTAATGAATGGTTTACGGTTCGCCTGCGCGATGGCCGTGAAGCTGCTATGCCTGCACTGGCTTTTGGCGATGCTTATTATAACAGGAAAGAGCAGTTATTATGGCAAAGAGAATATAACGGGTATGTTTTAGTGGATAGGGATAAGCTGATATACCGGTTTTCAGGAAACAGGAATAAAGAGGGATTTCAGATGCTGTCGGCAATAGAAACCTTAACTGGCTTTTGCATCCGGTTCTTTTATAGCGCATCCGGTGTGCTGTTGAAAATGGAGGATAGCAGTAACAGGATACTACATGTAGCAAGCGATGCTTTAGGGCGAATAGAAAGTGTGTATTCCGATGCTGTAGGATTAGGTAGGATCAATCATGTACAGTACCGTTATGATGAAGCTGGTAACCTGGTAGAAATAACCAATGCAACAGGAGGTTGTAAAACCTATTCCTATGCAGAACGCCTGCTTACAGGCATGGTTAGCTTTAGCGGTCACCGTTTTTATTGGGAATATGAAGGACGTGGAGATGACGCGCGTTGTGTACATGCCTGGGGCGATAATGGGGTAATGGAATACTGGTTTCAGTATGAAGATGGTAAAACGTTGAGCAGGAATAGTCTGGGACATATTACACAATACTATTACGATGTCCGTAACCTGGTGTATAAAGTAGTAGATGCCAATGGTGGCATTACCATGCAGGAATATAATGAGTTTGATGAATTAGAACTGGTAGTGAATCCGGAAGGGCTGAGCATTAAATATCAGTACAATGTCTGGGGCAAGATTATAAAATATATCAATGAAAACGGGGAAGCTACTGTTTACAAATATGACGACCAGTTAAATATGGTTGACTTTGTTACTCCCGCAGGCGCCAGTTATTCCAACGAATATGATGATAAAGGCCGGGTGATCAGCCGGTCTTATGCCAATGGGGTAGTATTGAATTATGAATATGCAGGGCCACTGTTAGAACGTGTAAGCGATAATCGTGGGCGTAGTTTTTGTTTCCGGTACGACGATCAGTATAATGTTACCCGTTTACAAATGCCCAATGGTACGCATTTGCATTGGGCATTTGATTCGCTGGGGCGACTGGAAATGGCAACCGATGCAGCAGGCAACAATACCTCTTATAAGTATGATGCGGCGGGTAATATGACAGGAGTACACCAGGCCGATGGTGTTAAACATTACCTGGAATACGATGCCGCAGGTAACATGATACATGCACGTGATAACAACGGGCATGAAGTATTTTATACATATGGATTTGGCGAGGTGCTTGTGGAAAGAAGACAGGACGATCATTTCATCCGGTTTAACTATGACACAGAGCAGCAACTGAAAAGTATAGCCAATGAGGGGGGAGAGTTATATAAGTATGGTTTTGATGCCGTAGGTAATGTAGTAAGTGAATGGGGCTTTGATGGTATAAACAGAAGGTATGTGCGGGATGGTGCTGGCAGGGTAACTAAAGTACTACGCCCTGGTGGACGCTGGACCAATTATCAGTACGATGGAGTGGGCAATGCAATTGGAGAAGAGCATTTTGATGGCAGCATGGCTGCTTACAGGTATAACAAGGACGGACGTTTGGTAGAAGCAGTCAATGATTGTTCCGTTGTTAGCCTGTTAAGAGACACAGCCGGGCGTATTGTAAAAGAGAAACAGGGCGTTTACGAGGTAGATAAGCAATATAATGAAGATGGTCAATGCGTATTTACCAGCAGTAATCTTGGTGCTGCTATAGAGCTGGGGTATACCAGTGAAGGCTTTTTGTCTGCGATGCAGGTAAAGCAACAGGGGCAGGAGTTATGGGGTGCCAGTTGGCAAAGGAATGATACCGGTTTGGAATTACTGCGTGAACTAACCGGGGGCATACAGGTGCGTACTGAGCGTGACAGGCTGGGAAGGGTAGAGCGCAGGCGTATTGGTGTGCATCATATCGAAGAAAGCAGTATGCGTTACGAGTGGGGGCGGGGCGATAAACTGAATAAAATAGTAAATGAGATCACGCATGCGAAGGCAGAATTTAACTACGATACATTTAACAATCTTGCCAGTGCCACCTATTCGCAAAACAATACATTAGAAACGATTTACCGGGTACCTGATAAAATAGGAAATATTTATAAAACTCCGCAGCGTAACGACAGGGTATATGCTAAAGGCGGCCAGCTCACCGAAGATGAGAAGCATTATTACTATTATGATGTAGAAGGCAATCTTTTGTTTAAAGAGTTTAAGCTGAATGCCAATTTGCATGCGGAAGACAAGCAGGCATTATTGCAGGAAGCAGAGTTGGCGAACAAAGGTTCCGGAACCGGCTGGTGGTATGTGTGGAATGCTAATGGCAGTTTAAATAAGGTGATAACGCCTGCTGGTAATGAAGTAGTTTTTTGTTATGATGCGTTGGGAAGAAGAATTGCTAAAAACTATAAAGGTATTGTTACGCGTTGGGTATGGGATGGAAATACGCCTTTGCATGAATGGAGCTATCAGGGGGAATATCCTCCTAAGGCTGTCATCAATGCGGCAGGTAAAGTAGTGGAAGAAGAGGAAGTTGCCGAAGAGGTAATTACCTGGGTGTTTGAAGGGGGAACTTTTGCGCCCTGCGCTAAAATAGATAAGGGTAAAACCTATAGCATTGTTACCGATTACCTGGGCACACCTACACATGCTTACGATAATGAAGGTAACAAAGTGTGGGAGCGTGAATTGGATTGTTACGGCAACCTGCTGCACGAAAAAGGGGAGAAAAACTTTATACCCTATCTTTATCAGGGGCAGTATATTGATGGCGAAACTGGCCTGGCCTATAACCGTTTCAGGTATTATAACCCCGAAACAGGCACTTATATCAGCCAGGATCCTATCAGGTTTGGAGGAAGAAAATTACAGCTATACCTGTATGTGCATGATGTAAATGTGGAAGTAGATCCTTCCGGTTTAATTATCTTACAACAGGTACCTTATGATAATCACCCGCTGTCAGATGCTATTATCGATTACAGGAATAATAACCCAGGGATCACTTCGGGTAGAAACGTGGCAGCGGCAGAATTGAATAACGGGGATGTGATTGTGAAATCGTCAGACGGTATTTACCACTCCGAAAAATATCTGTTGGATGAGTTGGATGCCCGTAATGCGATGAATGATGTGAAGCATTTGTATACAGAGCTGGAACCTTGTTCCGGTATAGGTATGCAAAACTGTATGGGTAAACTGGAAAGAGCACTGCCGCAAAACCAGGTGGTTATGTACAGTAATCCTTACCCGGTATCAGATGGTTCGGTTGCGAATAAGAAAGCGAGAAGAAAAGGTGTTTCAGAGAAGAAAAAAAGTGTAAAAGAGCATACAGGTTGTCCTAAATAG
- a CDS encoding VOC family protein: protein MLGLRTVIYRVGDIQKAKEWYAAVFLQQPYFDAPFYVGFNIGGYELGLQPDETVTGDNVLAYWGVNSMDEDYQRVLSLGATVHEAPANVGGEIVVATVKDPWNNVIGFIYNPTFGQEPAAH, encoded by the coding sequence ATGCTAGGATTAAGAACTGTTATTTATCGCGTAGGAGATATACAAAAAGCGAAAGAATGGTATGCCGCTGTGTTTTTGCAGCAACCTTATTTTGATGCGCCTTTTTATGTAGGCTTTAATATTGGTGGTTACGAATTGGGCCTGCAGCCCGACGAAACTGTTACAGGCGATAATGTGTTGGCCTATTGGGGTGTGAATAGTATGGACGAAGATTATCAGCGTGTATTAAGTTTGGGTGCAACCGTGCATGAAGCGCCGGCTAATGTAGGAGGGGAGATTGTGGTGGCCACTGTGAAAGATCCCTGGAATAATGTAATAGGCTTCATATATAATCCTACTTTTGGGCAAGAGCCAGCTGCGCATTAA